One genomic segment of Mycolicibacterium chubuense NBB4 includes these proteins:
- a CDS encoding TetR/AcrR family transcriptional regulator has protein sequence MAGDWLAARRTEVAADRILDAAGDLFTKKEAATVGMHEIASAAGCSRATLYRYFENRDALYTAYVHRESYRLYREMTEQITSIVDPRERLIEGMLSSLRNVRHSPALASWFATTQRPIGGEMAEQSEVIKALTEAFVFSLGPDDSHSVEHRARWLVRVMTSLLVFPGHDEADERSMLEEFVVPIVLPAQATQ, from the coding sequence ATGGCGGGCGACTGGCTGGCCGCCCGGCGCACCGAGGTGGCCGCCGACCGCATCCTGGACGCCGCGGGCGACCTGTTCACCAAAAAAGAGGCGGCCACCGTCGGCATGCACGAAATCGCCTCGGCCGCAGGCTGTTCACGCGCGACGCTGTACCGGTACTTCGAGAACCGCGATGCGCTCTACACCGCGTACGTGCACCGGGAGAGCTACCGGCTCTACCGCGAGATGACCGAGCAGATCACCTCGATCGTCGACCCGCGGGAACGGCTGATCGAGGGCATGCTCTCGTCGCTGCGCAACGTCCGCCACAGCCCCGCGCTGGCATCGTGGTTCGCCACCACCCAGCGGCCGATCGGCGGCGAGATGGCCGAACAGTCCGAGGTGATCAAGGCGCTGACCGAGGCGTTCGTGTTCTCACTCGGGCCCGACGACTCGCACTCGGTGGAACATCGAGCGCGCTGGCTCGTGCGGGTGATGACGTCACTGCTGGTGTTCCCCGGCCACGACGAGGCCGACGAACGGAGCATGCTCGAGGAGTTCGTGGTCCCGATCGTGCTGCCGGCCCAGGCCACCCAGTAG
- a CDS encoding acyltransferase family protein: MSVSDTSDSADTVGGLESVTRGRVASLTGIRAVAALLVVLTHSAYTTGKYGQGYLGLVYSRMEIGVPIFFVLSGYLLFSPWVSGTASQRPAPSVRRYAWHRVRRIMPAYAITVVAAYLVYHFRTAGPNPGHTWEGLLRNLTLTQIYTDHYLYSYLHQGLTQMWSLAVEVAFYVALPFLAYLLLVVLCRRRWRPWLLLAGLAALSLVTPAWLTLVHTTDWLPDGARLWLPGYLAWFLGGMVLAVLRPLGIRAYGLACLPPAIVSYLIVSTPLGGEPTTSPAGLGEALAKAGFYTVIATLAVAPLALGDSGFYSRLLASRPMVFLGEISYEIFLIHLITMELVMVEILRYPIYTGSAWLLFAGTLVVTIPPAWLLHRLTRVRS, encoded by the coding sequence GTGAGCGTGTCGGACACGTCCGACAGCGCAGACACCGTCGGTGGCCTGGAATCGGTCACCCGGGGGCGGGTGGCCTCACTCACCGGCATCCGGGCGGTCGCCGCGCTCCTGGTGGTGCTCACCCACTCCGCGTACACCACCGGCAAGTACGGGCAGGGCTATCTGGGGCTGGTGTACTCGCGCATGGAGATCGGCGTGCCGATCTTCTTCGTGCTCTCGGGATATCTGCTGTTCTCGCCGTGGGTGAGCGGCACCGCGTCGCAGAGGCCGGCGCCGTCGGTGCGCCGCTACGCCTGGCACCGGGTGCGGCGCATCATGCCCGCCTACGCCATCACCGTCGTCGCGGCGTACCTCGTCTACCACTTCCGCACGGCCGGCCCGAATCCCGGCCACACCTGGGAAGGGCTGCTGCGCAACCTCACGCTCACCCAGATCTACACCGACCACTACCTGTATTCCTATCTGCACCAAGGGCTCACACAGATGTGGAGCCTGGCGGTGGAAGTGGCGTTCTATGTCGCGCTGCCGTTCTTGGCCTATCTGCTGCTGGTCGTGCTGTGCCGCAGGCGGTGGCGGCCGTGGCTGCTGCTGGCCGGTCTCGCCGCACTGTCGCTGGTGACGCCGGCATGGCTGACGCTGGTGCACACCACCGACTGGTTGCCCGACGGGGCCCGGCTGTGGCTGCCGGGCTACCTGGCGTGGTTCCTCGGGGGCATGGTGCTGGCGGTGCTGCGGCCGCTGGGGATCCGCGCCTACGGGTTGGCGTGTCTGCCGCCGGCGATCGTCAGCTACCTCATCGTCTCGACACCGCTGGGAGGTGAGCCGACGACGTCGCCGGCGGGGCTGGGGGAGGCGCTGGCCAAGGCCGGCTTCTACACCGTGATCGCGACGCTGGCCGTCGCGCCGCTCGCGCTGGGGGATTCGGGCTTCTACAGCCGGTTGTTGGCGAGCCGCCCGATGGTGTTCCTGGGCGAGATCTCCTACGAAATCTTCCTGATCCACTTGATCACGATGGAACTGGTGATGGTCGAGATCCTGCGCTATCCGATCTACACGGGGTCGGCGTGGCTGCTGTTCGCCGGCACTCTGGTGGTGACGATTCCGCCGGCCTGGCTGTTGCACCGGCTCACCCGGGTGAGGTCCTGA
- a CDS encoding DEAD/DEAH box helicase produces the protein MTSSDPAPEHGDLSFADLQIHPSVLQAVRDVGYESPSPIQAATIPAMLAGSDVVGLAQTGTGKTAAFAIPILSKIDTSSRTTQALVLAPTRELALQVAEAFSRYGAHLQVNVLPVYGGSSYGPQLAGLKRGAQVVVGTPGRVIDHLEKGTLDVSHLDYMVLDEADEMLQMGFAEDVERILADTPEYKQVALFSATMPPGIRKITAKYLHDPVEVTVKSKSQTAENITQRYIQVSHQRKMDALTRLLEVEQGDAMIVFVRTKQATEEVAEKLKARGFAAAAINGDIPQAVRERTINQLKDGSIDILVATDVAARGLDVERISHVVNYDIPHDPESYVHRIGRTGRAGRSGTALLFVTPRERHLLNSIERVTRQKLVESELPSVEDVNERRVQKFRDSITEALAAPGIDLFRKLIEGYERDHDVPMADIAAALALQSRDGEEFLMTEPPPEKRRERRERTDDREDRGPRKPRERRSDLATYRIAVGKRHKVAPGAIVGAIANEGGLHRSDFGHISIKMDHSLVELPAKLSPKTLKALENTRIQGQLIHLEPDRGPKPHRGKTKSK, from the coding sequence ATGACGTCCTCGGACCCGGCACCGGAGCATGGTGACCTGAGTTTCGCTGACCTGCAGATTCACCCGTCGGTGCTGCAGGCGGTTCGCGACGTCGGATACGAGTCGCCCTCGCCGATCCAGGCGGCGACCATTCCGGCGATGTTGGCCGGCTCCGACGTCGTCGGCCTGGCCCAGACCGGCACCGGGAAGACGGCGGCCTTCGCGATCCCGATCCTGAGCAAGATCGACACCTCCAGCCGCACCACGCAGGCGCTGGTGCTGGCACCCACTCGCGAGCTGGCTCTGCAGGTGGCCGAGGCGTTCAGCCGGTACGGCGCGCACCTGCAGGTCAACGTGCTGCCGGTGTACGGCGGCAGCTCCTACGGCCCGCAGCTGGCCGGCCTCAAGCGCGGCGCGCAGGTCGTCGTGGGCACCCCGGGCCGGGTGATCGACCACCTCGAGAAGGGCACCCTCGACGTCTCGCACCTGGACTACATGGTCCTCGACGAGGCCGACGAGATGCTGCAGATGGGGTTCGCCGAGGACGTCGAACGCATCCTCGCCGACACCCCCGAGTACAAACAGGTCGCGCTGTTCTCCGCGACCATGCCGCCCGGCATCCGCAAGATCACCGCGAAGTACCTGCACGACCCGGTGGAAGTCACGGTCAAGTCGAAGTCGCAGACCGCCGAGAACATCACGCAGCGCTACATCCAGGTGTCGCACCAGCGCAAGATGGACGCGCTGACGCGACTGCTGGAGGTCGAGCAGGGCGACGCGATGATCGTGTTCGTCCGCACCAAACAGGCCACCGAGGAGGTCGCCGAGAAGCTCAAGGCGCGGGGATTCGCCGCGGCCGCGATCAACGGCGACATCCCGCAGGCGGTGCGCGAGCGGACGATCAATCAGCTCAAGGACGGATCCATCGACATCCTGGTGGCCACCGATGTGGCGGCCCGCGGCCTGGACGTCGAGCGCATCTCGCACGTGGTGAACTACGACATCCCGCACGACCCGGAGTCCTACGTGCACCGGATCGGGCGCACCGGACGGGCCGGACGGTCGGGCACGGCGCTGTTGTTCGTCACGCCGCGGGAACGGCATCTGCTGAACTCCATCGAGCGGGTGACCCGGCAGAAGCTGGTCGAGTCGGAGCTGCCGTCGGTCGAGGACGTCAACGAGCGCCGGGTGCAGAAGTTCCGCGATTCGATCACCGAGGCGCTGGCCGCACCGGGCATCGACCTGTTCCGGAAGCTGATCGAGGGCTACGAGCGCGACCACGACGTGCCGATGGCCGACATCGCCGCCGCGCTGGCCCTGCAGAGCCGCGACGGCGAAGAGTTCCTGATGACCGAGCCGCCGCCGGAGAAGCGCCGCGAGCGGCGGGAGCGGACCGACGACCGCGAGGACCGCGGACCGCGCAAGCCTCGCGAACGGCGCAGCGACCTCGCGACCTACCGGATCGCGGTCGGCAAGCGGCACAAGGTCGCTCCCGGTGCGATCGTCGGCGCCATCGCCAACGAAGGCGGCCTGCACCGCAGCGACTTCGGCCACATCTCGATCAAGATGGATCACTCGCTGGTGGAGCTGCCGGCCAAGCTGTCCCCGAAGACGCTCAAGGCCCTCGAGAACACCCGAATCCAGGGTCAGCTGATCCACCTGGAACCCGACCGCGGGCCGAAACCGCATCGGGGGAAGACCAAGTCGAAGTGA
- a CDS encoding LppP/LprE family lipoprotein has translation MRTAGILCTLAGVAVLAAAGCSSGDSTASKTPGPTADSPSASPAGPPPAPAAPPPPGPTAAQDPCATDLAAPEIARAVSTLPRDPRSDQGWNPEPLAGNYNPCAQLSAVIVKANTNSQNPNTRALMFHQGKFIPTGVPDTYGFNGLDTSASTGDTVALQYSSGVAGLDSIVKFRWNGSGVELIGNTTR, from the coding sequence GTGAGAACGGCCGGGATCCTCTGCACCCTCGCGGGGGTGGCCGTCCTCGCCGCCGCAGGATGCAGCTCGGGTGATTCGACGGCGTCGAAAACCCCTGGGCCGACGGCTGATTCCCCGTCGGCGAGCCCCGCCGGACCGCCCCCTGCGCCGGCCGCTCCCCCGCCCCCCGGACCGACCGCCGCCCAGGACCCGTGCGCCACCGACCTGGCCGCACCCGAGATCGCGCGGGCCGTGTCGACGCTGCCCCGCGATCCCCGCAGCGACCAGGGCTGGAACCCCGAACCGCTGGCCGGCAATTACAACCCGTGCGCCCAGCTGTCGGCCGTCATCGTCAAGGCCAACACCAACTCGCAGAACCCGAACACCCGCGCGCTGATGTTCCATCAGGGCAAGTTCATCCCGACGGGCGTGCCCGACACCTACGGCTTCAACGGGCTGGACACCTCCGCGAGCACCGGCGACACCGTGGCGTTGCAGTACTCCAGCGGCGTCGCCGGGCTCGACAGCATCGTGAAGTTCCGGTGGAACGGCAGCGGCGTGGAGCTGATCGGCAACACCACCCGCTGA
- a CDS encoding TM0106 family RecB-like putative nuclease encodes MFVADDRVVYSASDLAAAARCEYALLRSFDAKLGWGPAVSGDDELLARTADLGDAHEARHLDELRRGADVAIIGRPDYTVAGLTAAADQTLRAIERRAPVVYQAAMFDGRFAGFADFLILEDGPDGPRYRLRDTKLARSVKVEALLQMAAYAETLAAAGVPIAPEVDLVLGDGASVSYPVDELTPVYRPRRDALQRLLDGHVAGGRPVAWKDEHVRACFRCTECEAQVRASDDLLLVAGMRVSQRARLIDAGITTVHALAGHRGPVPELPVRTVAALTEQARLQISDRVDGKPPYQVVDAQPLMVLPDADRGDLFFDFEGDPLWTADGHEWGLEYLWGVLTVGDDFTPLWAHDRASERRALVEFLTMVRKRRKRYPNMHVYHYAAYEKSTLLRLAGRYGEGEREVDELLRDGVLVDLYPLVRKSIRVGTENYSIKSLEPLYMGNELREGEVTTATASITEYARYCELRHGGHIDDAATVLKEIEEYNRYDCRSTRRLRDWLTARAIESAVPPRGPQPVTGGTQEPAQDPADAVERRLMKFAGDGVEPRSAQQTAVAMYAAAKGFHKREDKPFWWGHFDRVNNPVDEWADSSGVFIAHDHEIVEDWHQPPRARKPQRHVRLFGEIATGELSENMYALYDPPSPRGLSDDPDRRGFARVTVLGCDNPEAPTEVVVCERQPKGGDVYSQVPFALTPDAPISTKPLQDSIAATAAAIADALPRLRAGAMTDLLLRRPPRTRSGAPLPRSGAVESISGDITAALLDLDSSYLAVHGPPGTGKTSTSAVVIAALVDTHGWRVGVVAQSHAVVENLFAEILRAGVDGARVGKKVNSVAEGWTALTNPEFADFVARHDGCVVGGTAWDFANDTKIPAESLDLLVVEEAGQFSLANTIAVSRAARNLLLLGDPQQLPQVSQGTHPEPVDGSALGWLVDGHHTLPPERGYFLDRSHRMHPDVCRAVSRLSYDGRLHSNDAVTATRRLDGVVPGVRTLAIDHDGNATESPEEAAAIVGEIRRLLGTPWTDEKGTRPLAERDVLVVTPYNAQVVLVRRHLDTAGLTKVRAGTVDKFQGQQAPVVFVSMTASSIDDVPRGIAFLLNRNRLNVAVSRAKYLAVIVRSAQLTEYLPGTPDRLVELGAFLSLSACDTPAR; translated from the coding sequence GTGTTCGTCGCCGACGACCGAGTCGTCTACAGCGCCTCCGACCTCGCGGCGGCCGCCCGCTGCGAGTATGCGCTGCTGCGCTCGTTCGACGCGAAGCTCGGGTGGGGCCCCGCGGTGTCGGGCGACGACGAACTGCTCGCGCGCACCGCCGACCTCGGTGACGCGCACGAGGCGCGGCACCTCGACGAGCTGCGCCGCGGCGCCGACGTCGCGATCATCGGCCGGCCGGACTACACGGTCGCGGGCCTGACCGCGGCCGCCGACCAGACGTTGCGCGCGATCGAGCGGCGGGCGCCGGTCGTCTATCAGGCCGCGATGTTCGACGGCCGCTTCGCCGGGTTCGCCGACTTCCTGATCCTCGAAGACGGACCCGACGGACCCCGCTACCGGCTGCGCGACACCAAGCTCGCCCGTTCGGTGAAGGTCGAGGCGCTGTTGCAGATGGCTGCCTACGCCGAGACGCTGGCCGCCGCCGGTGTCCCGATCGCTCCGGAGGTCGACCTGGTGCTCGGCGACGGCGCCTCGGTCAGCTATCCCGTCGACGAGCTGACGCCCGTGTACCGGCCGCGGCGCGACGCCCTGCAGCGGCTCCTCGACGGGCACGTCGCCGGCGGCAGGCCCGTCGCGTGGAAGGACGAACACGTGCGTGCGTGCTTCCGCTGCACGGAGTGCGAAGCGCAGGTCCGCGCCTCCGACGATCTGCTGCTGGTGGCCGGGATGCGGGTCAGCCAGCGCGCCCGCCTGATCGATGCGGGCATCACCACCGTGCACGCGCTCGCCGGACACCGCGGTCCGGTACCCGAGCTGCCGGTCCGCACCGTCGCGGCGCTGACCGAGCAGGCCCGTCTGCAGATCTCTGACCGGGTGGACGGCAAGCCGCCGTATCAGGTCGTCGACGCGCAACCGTTGATGGTGCTGCCCGACGCCGACCGGGGCGACCTGTTCTTCGATTTCGAGGGCGACCCGCTGTGGACGGCCGACGGCCACGAGTGGGGCCTGGAGTACCTGTGGGGCGTGCTCACCGTCGGCGACGACTTCACGCCGCTGTGGGCGCACGACCGCGCGAGTGAACGCCGGGCGCTGGTCGAATTCCTGACGATGGTCCGCAAGCGCCGCAAGCGCTATCCGAACATGCACGTCTACCACTACGCGGCCTACGAGAAGAGCACGCTGCTGCGGCTGGCCGGCCGCTACGGCGAAGGGGAACGCGAGGTCGACGAGCTGCTGCGCGACGGGGTGCTCGTCGACTTGTATCCGTTGGTGCGCAAGAGCATCCGCGTCGGCACCGAGAACTACAGCATCAAGTCGCTCGAGCCGCTCTACATGGGCAACGAGCTACGGGAGGGCGAGGTCACCACCGCCACCGCGTCGATCACTGAATACGCCCGCTACTGCGAGCTGCGCCACGGCGGCCACATCGACGACGCCGCGACCGTGCTCAAGGAGATCGAGGAGTACAACCGCTACGACTGCCGCTCCACCCGCCGGCTGCGGGACTGGTTGACGGCCCGCGCCATCGAGTCCGCGGTGCCTCCGCGCGGCCCGCAACCCGTCACCGGCGGGACACAGGAGCCGGCGCAGGACCCGGCCGACGCCGTCGAGCGCAGGCTCATGAAGTTCGCCGGGGACGGCGTGGAGCCGCGCAGCGCACAGCAGACCGCCGTGGCGATGTACGCCGCCGCCAAGGGTTTTCACAAACGCGAGGACAAGCCGTTCTGGTGGGGGCATTTCGACCGCGTGAACAATCCCGTCGACGAATGGGCCGACAGCAGTGGGGTTTTCATCGCCCACGACCACGAGATCGTCGAAGACTGGCACCAGCCGCCGCGGGCGCGCAAACCGCAACGACACGTCCGGCTGTTCGGCGAGATCGCCACCGGCGAGCTGAGCGAGAACATGTACGCGCTCTACGATCCGCCGTCGCCGCGGGGGCTCTCCGACGACCCGGACCGGCGCGGCTTCGCCCGGGTGACGGTGCTGGGTTGCGACAACCCCGAGGCGCCCACCGAGGTGGTGGTCTGCGAGCGCCAGCCCAAAGGTGGTGACGTCTACTCCCAGGTGCCGTTCGCACTCACGCCGGACGCACCGATCAGCACGAAGCCGCTGCAGGATTCGATCGCCGCGACCGCGGCCGCCATCGCCGACGCGCTGCCGAGGCTGCGGGCCGGCGCGATGACCGATCTGCTGCTGCGCCGCCCGCCGCGCACCCGAAGCGGCGCACCCCTGCCCCGCAGCGGCGCCGTCGAAAGCATCTCCGGGGACATCACCGCCGCGCTGCTCGACCTCGATTCGTCCTACCTCGCCGTGCACGGTCCGCCCGGCACCGGCAAGACGTCCACGTCGGCGGTGGTGATCGCGGCGCTCGTCGACACCCACGGATGGCGCGTCGGAGTGGTCGCGCAGTCGCATGCCGTCGTGGAGAACCTGTTCGCCGAGATCCTGCGCGCGGGTGTGGACGGCGCACGGGTGGGGAAGAAGGTCAATTCCGTCGCCGAGGGATGGACTGCGCTCACCAATCCCGAGTTCGCCGATTTCGTCGCACGCCACGACGGATGCGTGGTCGGCGGCACCGCGTGGGATTTCGCCAACGACACCAAGATTCCGGCCGAGAGCCTCGATCTGCTGGTCGTCGAGGAGGCGGGCCAGTTCAGCCTGGCCAACACCATCGCGGTGTCACGCGCCGCGCGCAACCTGCTGCTGCTCGGCGATCCGCAGCAGTTGCCCCAGGTCAGTCAGGGCACCCACCCGGAGCCCGTCGACGGTTCCGCGCTCGGGTGGCTCGTCGACGGCCACCACACGCTGCCGCCCGAACGCGGCTATTTCCTCGATCGCTCCCACCGCATGCACCCCGACGTGTGCCGGGCGGTGTCGCGGCTTTCCTACGACGGCCGGCTGCATTCGAACGACGCGGTGACCGCGACGCGCCGGCTCGACGGGGTCGTGCCCGGCGTGCGGACCCTGGCCATCGACCACGACGGCAACGCCACCGAGAGCCCCGAGGAGGCCGCGGCGATCGTCGGCGAGATCCGGCGGCTGCTCGGCACACCCTGGACCGACGAGAAGGGCACGCGACCGCTGGCCGAACGGGACGTGCTGGTCGTGACCCCCTACAACGCGCAGGTCGTGCTCGTCCGGCGGCACCTCGACACGGCCGGGCTCACCAAGGTGCGCGCCGGCACCGTCGACAAGTTCCAGGGACAGCAGGCACCGGTCGTCTTCGTCTCGATGACTGCGTCGTCGATCGACGACGTTCCCCGTGGAATCGCGTTCCTGCTCAACAGGAATCGGCTCAACGTCGCGGTGAGCCGGGCGAAGTACCTGGCGGTGATCGTGCGCTCGGCCCAGCTGACCGAATACCTGCCGGGCACGCCGGACCGCCTGGTGGAGTTGGGTGCGTTCCTGTCGCTGTCGGCGTGTGATACACCGGCGAGGTGA
- a CDS encoding FAD-binding oxidoreductase: MTEPLTERLAAIVGAGHVSTDSDVLTGRSVDYTGRYRGHAAALVRPATADEVAEVLRVCRDAGVRVTVQGGRTSLVAGTVPEHDDVLLSTERLREIGEVDVTERRIHVGAGVTLADVQRAATAAGLVFGVDLAARDSATVGGMASTNAGGLRTVCYGNMSEQVLGLDVVLPDGAVMHRHSRVRSDNTGYDLASLFVGAEGTLGVITGLDLRLHPVPRHRVTAVCGFADLDALIATGRVFRDTDGIAALELVDARASVLTAEHAGVNAPVEGAWQLLVELAGETDPTERLAEILADAELTGEPAVGVDTGAQQRLWQGREAIADVLGVYGPPLKFDVSLPLSTIKDFAADAEALIADHAAEAIPVLFGHVGEGNLHLNIVRCALVGEAEHALYSAMMALIARHGGNVSSEHGVGTRKREYVSMSRTDADIAAMKAVKAAFDPDGYLNPAVLFD; this comes from the coding sequence GTGACCGAACCGCTGACCGAACGGCTCGCCGCCATCGTCGGCGCCGGCCACGTGAGCACCGACTCCGACGTGCTCACCGGCCGCAGCGTCGACTACACGGGCCGGTACCGCGGACACGCCGCCGCACTGGTCCGGCCGGCGACCGCCGACGAGGTCGCCGAGGTGCTGCGCGTGTGCCGCGACGCCGGGGTGCGTGTCACCGTGCAGGGCGGCCGCACCTCTCTGGTGGCGGGCACGGTGCCCGAGCACGACGACGTGCTGCTGTCCACCGAGCGGCTGCGCGAGATCGGCGAGGTCGACGTCACCGAGCGGCGCATCCATGTCGGTGCGGGCGTGACGCTGGCCGACGTGCAACGCGCGGCGACCGCGGCGGGTCTGGTGTTCGGCGTCGACCTCGCCGCCCGCGACTCCGCAACCGTCGGCGGTATGGCGTCGACGAACGCGGGCGGGCTGCGCACCGTCTGCTACGGCAACATGAGCGAACAGGTCCTCGGACTCGACGTGGTGCTGCCCGACGGGGCGGTGATGCACCGGCACAGCCGCGTCCGCAGCGACAACACCGGATACGACCTGGCGTCGCTGTTCGTCGGCGCCGAAGGAACGCTCGGGGTGATCACCGGGCTCGATCTGCGGCTGCACCCGGTCCCGCGGCACCGTGTCACGGCCGTCTGCGGTTTCGCCGATCTCGACGCGCTGATCGCCACCGGCCGGGTGTTCCGCGACACCGACGGCATCGCCGCACTGGAACTCGTCGACGCGCGGGCGAGCGTCCTGACCGCCGAGCACGCCGGCGTCAACGCCCCCGTCGAGGGGGCCTGGCAGCTGCTCGTCGAGCTGGCGGGTGAGACCGATCCGACCGAACGGCTCGCCGAGATCCTGGCAGACGCGGAGCTGACCGGCGAGCCCGCGGTCGGTGTGGACACGGGCGCGCAGCAACGCCTCTGGCAGGGCCGCGAGGCGATCGCCGACGTGCTCGGCGTATACGGACCGCCGCTGAAATTCGATGTCTCGCTTCCGCTTTCGACCATCAAGGACTTCGCCGCAGACGCCGAGGCGCTGATCGCCGACCACGCAGCCGAGGCGATCCCGGTGCTGTTCGGTCACGTCGGCGAAGGCAACCTGCACCTCAACATCGTCCGCTGCGCGCTCGTCGGCGAGGCCGAACACGCGCTGTACTCGGCGATGATGGCGCTGATCGCCCGCCACGGCGGCAACGTCAGCTCCGAACACGGCGTGGGCACCCGCAAACGCGAATACGTGTCGATGTCGCGCACCGACGCCGACATCGCCGCGATGAAGGCGGTCAAAGCGGCGTTCGACCCAGACGGGTACCTCAACCCCGCGGTGCTGTTCGACTGA
- a CDS encoding FAD/NAD(P)-binding protein yields the protein MTSIEADYLVVGAGAMGMAFVDTLLAETDATVVLVDEGHQPGGHWNWVYPFVRLHQPSAYYGVNSVPLGDEDRIDESGWNEGFFELATGHEVCSYYDRVMRHQLLPTGRLSYFPMARHLGDNRFRSLDGTEHTVSVRRRVVDATYLLTKVQSMRAAAPFTVAGDVEVVPPNELPRRAAGRQHFTIVGGGKTGMDSCLWLLRNGVPAEALRWVMPRDSWLLNRANIQPGAHFAISLRASIASRLKAVTDATSLDDLFDRLEAAAEVLRLDPSVRPTMYHCAIVSLGELEQLRTIGDVVRLGRIERVHADRVDLQQGTVAVPAPSLYVDCTTPGLPRPPSVPVFDGDRITLQSVRGCQQVFSSAFIAHVEATYGDDDTRNELCAPIPHPDAPIDWLRILLSDNKAHMRWLQDPALMQWLASARLNVLRDVFPRFPDKPRVQEKAIGALTVALRAANERLTELMGSPAPV from the coding sequence ATGACCAGCATCGAAGCCGACTACCTCGTCGTGGGGGCGGGCGCCATGGGCATGGCTTTCGTCGACACCCTGCTGGCGGAAACCGACGCGACCGTCGTCCTCGTCGACGAAGGGCATCAGCCGGGCGGCCACTGGAACTGGGTGTATCCATTCGTGCGGCTGCATCAACCGTCGGCCTACTACGGCGTGAACTCGGTACCGCTGGGCGACGAGGACCGCATCGACGAGTCCGGCTGGAACGAGGGCTTCTTCGAGCTCGCCACCGGCCACGAGGTCTGCTCCTACTACGACCGGGTGATGCGTCATCAGCTGCTGCCGACGGGGCGCTTGTCGTACTTCCCGATGGCGCGGCATCTGGGCGACAACAGGTTTCGCAGCCTCGACGGCACCGAGCACACGGTGAGCGTTCGGCGGCGCGTGGTGGATGCCACCTACCTGCTGACGAAGGTGCAGTCGATGAGAGCGGCGGCGCCGTTCACGGTCGCCGGCGATGTCGAGGTCGTCCCGCCCAACGAGTTGCCGCGCCGGGCCGCGGGGCGGCAGCACTTCACCATCGTCGGCGGCGGCAAGACCGGGATGGACAGCTGCCTGTGGCTGCTGCGCAACGGCGTGCCCGCCGAGGCGCTGCGCTGGGTCATGCCGCGCGACTCCTGGCTGCTCAATCGTGCCAACATCCAGCCGGGCGCCCATTTCGCCATATCGCTTCGCGCGTCGATCGCCTCGCGGTTGAAGGCCGTCACCGACGCCACATCACTGGATGATCTGTTCGACCGGTTGGAGGCCGCTGCGGAGGTGCTGCGCCTCGACCCGTCGGTGCGCCCCACCATGTACCACTGCGCGATCGTGTCGCTCGGCGAACTCGAGCAGCTGCGCACCATCGGAGACGTCGTGCGGCTCGGGCGCATCGAGCGGGTGCACGCCGATCGGGTGGACCTGCAGCAGGGCACCGTCGCGGTGCCGGCGCCGTCGCTGTATGTCGACTGCACCACCCCGGGTCTGCCGCGGCCCCCGTCGGTGCCCGTGTTCGACGGCGACCGCATCACCCTGCAGAGCGTGCGGGGCTGCCAGCAGGTGTTCAGCTCGGCGTTCATCGCCCACGTGGAGGCGACATACGGCGACGACGACACCCGCAACGAGCTGTGCGCACCGATCCCGCACCCTGACGCGCCGATCGACTGGCTGCGGATCTTGTTGTCGGACAACAAGGCTCATATGCGATGGCTGCAGGATCCGGCGTTGATGCAGTGGCTGGCGTCGGCGCGCCTCAACGTGCTGCGCGACGTGTTCCCACGGTTTCCCGACAAGCCGCGGGTGCAGGAGAAGGCCATCGGCGCGCTCACCGTGGCACTCAGGGCGGCCAACGAGCGCCTGACCGAGTTGATGGGCAGCCCGGCGCCGGTCTAG